In Cryptomeria japonica chromosome 1, Sugi_1.0, whole genome shotgun sequence, the sequence TTATTCTTGGCATCGTGTCTCGAATTGGGCGAAAAAAGGAAGTGCATGCATTAAGGATAAAGGGACATACGAGATGGGTGGCTTTATAGCAATGGCCAAAATTGGTGAAGGGTCTGCTGCCCGCAATGATGGCTGGCTTCGTGTAGCCGAGTTTACACTGCCATTGAGGCCTTTTCTACTATGAAGTGTCTCGTGTGACAAAGGAGCGTCGAGCAGAAGCCTAAGTGGGCTAGAATTTCCTTGAAGACTATCTTCGTCATAGAGAATGAGAGAGCTAAAGGAGAAGGGATTGGATGCAAAGAAGCGCACTGAAAAACATTTGAAATTCGAGGATTACTAGGTGAGCGAGCCACTGCTAACCCATTAGAAATAATAAAATACTATAAAGTTTTTGTGTTGATTATTAAAAATTTTTGCTTTAAAACTTTTATGCAAGCTCTAAAATTTTTGTAAACCATGTAAGTAATGGGCTCGATTAGTAGAAGTAGAAGGAAATGACGATCTATCAATATTGTAATTATGCATATTTTGGAAGTTTAGTATGTAGATGGCAAAGGGAAGATAGCAATATAAAAAGTAGTTTATGATTTCTGAGTGAAATCTAAAACTAGATTAGTGGTTCAGAccattaaatatttctttttttacAATTTATGAGTATTTAATATAATACAAACCAATATTTCACCAATCAATTctcaagaaaaaaaaatatacactaaaaattaattttatttttgaaacctTGTTAGATTTTCACCAAGAAACATATCCACAAAATTTTATGTGCTCAAAGTACCACTCTGTGTGAGAATTCATATGTTATGAAACATGTAAATTAATCAAGCAGGACTTGTCACTTCAAATGACCGTACAAATAAGAAATATACCATCACTAAAAATAAGAaatacaccatcattaacaatgtgaAAGAATTGTTTTCTTAATTCTATTTCTTAAGGTTGCACAATGTGGCTCTTTTTCTCACAAATCTAGCATTTCACTTTACTCTTATCTAGAAGATTTTGATTTAATCTTAAATTTAGATTTCTTATATCTACCCCCTAACAAATAAGGCATCTTTAAaattttcattcaaaaatttcttGTGATTTCTTTTCTTAAGTAGCATCAACCTCTTCAAGCTTAGAATTCAAGATCATGGCACCAAAATCTATAATTAGATTATCCCATGAATCTATAGAGTATAGCAACATTATGTGCTCATCTTGATTTTTTGGTTTGACACCAATTAAAACTACTAGACTCGCAATAAGATTAAATGCATTAAAATGCTCACCAAACTTAAATAATATGTGCATATCATACTTACAATTAAAACATATTCTAAAGTAATATAATTATACTAACATACCCCTTAAGTATAACTTACAAAAATGATAAAACAAGCAAAGATGATTGATGGGTCCTTGCTAGAATGCCATGTTACGTACCCATATACAATCATAGTTGAGGAAAAGAAGAAACCCTATAAGGAAAAAGCTCCCTCTCAAAAGAGATTAAAAAAGGAATAAGAATTTTGTACAagcacaaaataactcaaaaaaaaacATACATTTACATGGAAAAAAGTCCTTTCAAATTAAAAGAGTCACTGCAATAAACAACACAATTTTGTATTAATCTAAAATAAAAAAGTACATAATACACTCAACTTCTCCCTTAGATTCTTATCTGCTTGCACACAATAGTCAATCCCACAACAATTTGAAACTACTATCACCTCCCACCACCAATTTTTAGCAAATATAAGCAAGGTAAAGTCCATGCGTGCAAGTATATTTTTAGGAAATTTTTCGCTTTTCACCAACCTAGTAACCCAGCCCCACTAAAGGACAAGTGCAGCCCACCATAAGACATACAACTACCAAGTTCAAAAGGACCTTTAACTTCTTACACACCATCAATGTTTTCTTTATGCATCATATGATGTCGTTGTCACTTCTTATAATATCATAAATTGTCGTATATTTTCTTTCAAATCGTGTCAAGTGGCCATGGGTGCCTTCCCAATGTAATTCTCTATTCAATGCCCTTACAATCAATATTTGTCAAGTCTATAAAGAACATTCCACTTCACATATACCTCCAATGTTTTCATGGGCTTCCCATTAGGCTCATTCCATGATCTTTGGAGATACACAATAATATTTACAAATATTTGATCATAACTAGCATTCACATTACGACAATGTTTAAAAGGACTCGCAAGGCAAATAGCACATATATTCCTggcatccttgaaggtctgagtcATGCCGTCAATGTTCCATGGACTGGGAGTCATCTCCTTTTTCACAAGTAGACAGCATGGTCCATTTgctgttaaaaaaaaaaactaaatgagCTAATTAAACTTCAGCACGTTGCATTTACTCTCTCAAATTTTagctgatttttttgttttttagttatTTTAATAGCCATTCCCCCAACATCCCCAAAACttgtaaaagaaaaagaaattttgtGGCTGAATATAGACGTCTTTTTCCCCCCACGTGGATATAAGTAGGTAAACAGAAATTAGTTCCAATTCCCACATGAGAGAGAAAAGTAGAATATCTCGACAAGCAAATAATCCCAATCACCATCACTACACCCCCAATCCCGAAAACTCCAATAAGAAATGTTTAAATGTCAGAACTAAAACAATGTCTCACATGCTTTAGACCCACATCGAGGAAACTTTACATAATTAAAAATATGAGACTCATTATCGGCCAGAGATGACTATTAGAGCATTGTGAGATTATTGGAAGCAGCTAATCAAAAAGAAAATTTGAGAACACTGCACGTGCTGAATGAAAATTGCAATCTTCTAGAAGGTTCCTGGGATTGTATTCCAGCAAAAAATACAGAGGAACCAATTTCCAAAAAGTTTCATTTCCAACTTCCACAAGAAAATTGCAGTGGCACATTTCCAACACTCCCATCACCGACTTCCACAAGCAAATCACAGAGACACATTTCCAAAACAGTTTCATCACCAACTTCCTTAAGAAAATTTCAAATGCAATCTCCAAGATAGTTTCATCTCCAACTTCACTTACTCATCGCCAACTTCCTAAACTAAATTTCAAAAGCACATTTCCAAGACAGTTTCATCTCCAACTTCACTTACAACACATGGAATAAAACCTGGAATCTTGAAGCTTCAATAAGAGGCTAAAATGTCATTGAGGGGCACAAAAACCTACCAGTCTTTTTGCATAGTAGATTGTACAAGCCCTTACCAGTTTCAAAAAGAATTTTTTAAATGCATATTTCCAAGACAGTTTCATCTCCAACTACACTTGTGCTTTCCACAACAGGAAGAACTGCAATCTTGAAGCTGCAACAAGGGGCTCAAATGTCATTGATGACCAGTAAAACCCAGCAGTCTTTTGGGTAGTGGATTGCACAAGCCCTCATCCTAATGAATATGTGTAGGTTTGGTGCTTAGGACAGGGCTTTAATAACAGTTAAATTGTTAATATATTTTATGAATCGTTTTTGTTGTTTACAAGCATCTTGGATCTGATTTTCAGCTCCCCTGTATGATAATATTCCCAATTATCATTGGTACCACCAAGATTTACGTGTGGTCAATGATTTTCACTCATTTTTTGGCAGGTCCCTGTTTTTTAATAACCCTTGATAAATGTAACAAAAAAGGGTTGTCCATGCCTTCATGTTCATTTTGTTTAGACAACTTTCTTGTAGAGGGTTCCAGATCCTTTCAAAATCTGGTTgttaagggttttgggtcccttcaaaacctgttttccctttaatcaaaaacaaaaaagtaaaaaatcctactttaaatgtttaatttaaataaCATTATAAGTAGCTCCAACTGTAGGCTTGCTTGATTACTAAAACAATCTAAGTAATTGAGTACATGGGCGCAAAGTTTTAAAATTTATGTCATATCATTTCTCCAATAACTACTAATTTGCCAATTGTTATAGGTTATATTTTCCATCTTTTATTATTCGTTGATTTTATCTGCATCATATCTTCAAACAATCTACAATCAAACCAGCTTGTTTTCTCTGCCATGAGCAATTAAATTTATGTTGTCACATTTTATACCATAGGAGTAAATAAAGAAAATCTCAGAACCCTCTGAACAATTACAATTTTTTACTCGCCCAACCTTCAAACCAGATGAAGATGCTTCATTGTGTGACATGAACTTCATTCcataagttttttattttttaatagaaagcACCTGCACTAACAATAGAGTTTTTTCCTAGCAAAAACTATCAAACAATAGTTTTAAAACTGACAATAGAAGATTGGCATATTTTCAAAGGCTTTGCTGATATCATGTTCACGGAGCAGCCTACATTGACGACTTCTTTTGGAAAATATTTACAGagaaaaataagaatttgcttAGATAGGTGCAGCAAATGGTCAATTATTACACTTCAAGATGATTAATCCAGCAAAGGCGGGTATGACATTAATAACATGTTACAGCTCCCATCAACTCCTCTGATTAACCCTATGGTTGTATTGCTGACCAATTTACAGTTTACAGTTTCAAATAACACAATCTCAAACCACGAAGATTGTTAACAAGATGTATGAAATTTTATAAATCAGTCTTTTTCTCATCTTGCATCCTGAGGTATGAACATTACCTTGAAAACCCTCAAACGCTTCTAGCAATCATTTTGCAAGAAGGATCGCAAACTACTGCAGAAATGCATAGCAATGCACAAGTATTTACATGAGAAGCAAATCAATATATTAAAAAACTTGAAGTAGCTCACATTTAGAGATTAAAAACCAGATTAGAAAATGAGATCAGAAAATGAGCTACAATTAGCACAAATATGAAGAACTGGTAAAGCGAGAACAAATACTGTCTGGTTACAGGAAACAATTGCAAAAACAGAGCTCATGACAAACGCCAGTGAGAAATCACAAAGAGAAATCCAGTCAAGTTAACCTATGCTAGAACGTGTCTCGTTCTGATTGTGAATCATCCTCTCTAATGCCATCATCAATGTTCCTGCAATAAGGTAACACATCGGTCAACAATAGAGATTAATACTACTAACTAAGCCAGTATGCATTCTCAGTATGCCCTAAATAAGGAAAACTTGCTACTCAAGCATATACCCAgttaaaaaatacaataaaaaattacTTGTAGAAAATAAAGATTGTATAACAGCTTGGTGAAAAGAATTGCTGGAGTAAAAATCCCTCTCAACTGAATGATTAAACGAAAAAAATCGTTGTCCTCTGCATTCAGAAATTAAGTTCTATATCATGCGGAACCCAAATATAAGCATAGTATGCTTTTCACTAGAACCGACATCTGAATTGACAGATTCTGTGGAGCAACAACAAAACTACATCTACAATCTCCTATGTCCATAAACAAACTAAGCAGAGGCAACGGACATTCAAATGCTCATGATGAGTCAAAATCATCAGTTGGGTACTTCTGCAATGGTTACAAAAAATTAACAGATCCAAAAATGACTAAACCAGAGAGCACTAATCACTTCACGTTACAAACATTACTTCACAGATCATAATCAATTTTAAAGATTTGTTGCTAGATGAAAGATTATAACTAAACTAGTTACTAAAACAGAGAGCACTAATCAGTTCACATCACAAACATTAAGTCATAGACACAATAATCCATTCCATAGATTAGTCACACAGCTAAAGTAATTTGACACTGACCTGACAGATTTGAGCTTACAGACCTTACCTCCAAGAACTAGTTAAACTGCGAGCTTTTCTATCTAGCTGGATGTTTTCCATGGCATTAGATGCTCTGATTATATCATCTGAGTGTTgatcatcaccatatctccaaccaTTGTCTTCTTTTCTTGTAGCTGGAAAAGAACCATTTTCTCTTGAAGTTCCAGCAAAAGGAATGTTTGAACTGGTTTTATGATTGGTCCCTATATCAAATAAATCTGCAGCTAAAATTTTTACATTACTGGATAAAACCAACAAgctctaaagagtaaatatgattTGATTCATAGAGTCCCCTGCAAGTATGACAGTataagcaaaggaaataaaaaaaaGTGACCTATCATTTGACATGATTTTACAGAATGCAAAAAGTCTAATGGCAGGTACAGACCAGATGAATTAACATCGCTCATGCGATCTGAGACATTCCCAAGACTTGAATTTCGTAAAGAACCAGAAGAAAATTGTGCAGCTGGTGTGAGCCTACCAAAATCAGTATGCAAACTTATCAGACCTTTTTTCAATCAAGAACTTGTGTGATGGAACAATCAATAAATTCTACATCAAATTATCTCAGCATACTACCACATTTACCGTGAAAGTGGAGGTAAACCGCCAGCAAGTGATGTCAGATGCTTGCGCGTATGCCTTTCAATGTTGGATGAAGAATCATCAGGACTGGATGTTGAGGCACCTTCTGTAGCAGATCTCCTTGCATTACTCATAGGAAAGTTACCAGAATCATTTTGTTGCTGCCAGAAGCATAGTATGACATCATAATCCAGTGATCCATACCAAAAGGAAATTATTCATAATTGTATGGCTGATGCAAGCTCACAAAATTTATGACTTTATGTATGTAAAAAGCCCAAATGTATAAACTGGAGATTACATAACTGACATGAAGAACATGGTTTGATATTAGAAATAATATGTTTCACAAGTTCGATGGGAATATAGAGTTCGATAAGAAAAATGAAAGCTACATAGTCCAAACACGGCAATTATTTCAGATACTATAGATGGACATTACCCAGTTCTTCACAATTATGACAAAAAGGAACCTTGTTCCTCATGACATACTTAAATGAGTGGTATATCAATTGAAAAAGATCTTTCTAAGGTTACCTTACATATTTATCCTGAAACTTAACTTTGATCTCCTATCCAAAGCAGATGAACTAGTGCAATTGCATTTTTAATGGCAAATTTGGAAAATAGTAACATATATTATTAAGGATGATAAACAGAAGAATAAGTATCATTGTTAAATTTTTCAAAATGCTTCCATTGTTCTCAGTTTCAATTAATCAAACCAAAATTCTGAATAGCAAGACTTTGTACCCTTTAGCCCACCCATGCAACACCTATCTCAGCAGTAACTAAGTATACAGAAAGTTTACAATATTCTCTATTTCAATTTCCTAATCCAACATTCCCAATGCCAAGCCATCTCGGCCATTACTAataattgtagaacacaagatgccacagagggggggtgaatcagtggtttccaaacttaacccttttaatcctatGATTACCGGTTAACATACAAAAGACCAAGTAAACTTACCGGTGAGATCAGGGAGGACATCAAGATGCAaacacacacaaatacacatcacataacaccggatgtacgaggaaaacccaatgtgggaaaaacctcggtgagaaatgttgttggagtctactgctccaatccaacctcacaataaacactgtattacaaagtttagggcaccaacccaaggagcaccaacccttgcactgagctccaactcagcgATTACAATGTTTGTAAACAATACCAAAGTGATAACCCGGTTACAAATAAGTTTTGTAACCTCTGCATATAATCACTTCACTGGTTCACCTCTACTCTGttctctatcggttctctgctcaccttctctaACGCTTCCTCTACTCTGTCTCTACATtgtctgctctctctctctctctctctctctctctctctctctctctcctttgctTGCTGCTACTGCCTTGTCGGTTCAGACTCTACCTCTTCTTTGCATGTTTACTATTCTCTGACCCACTACCCCTTGTCACCACCAGTACCCTACTTACCAGTCAAACCCTGCTCTGTTTTTGCCTTGTCGGATCACCACCAGTACTCACTCCTTTCTTCTTTGCTCTCTGCTGCTGTCTTACCGGTTCACATCACTATCAAACTCAGTGACAATCTACCGGTTAACCTTGCCGGTTAAACTCTTCTTACTAGTTCCTTCTTCAACTCTCTCAGTCACTTCAATGTTTAGCAATGAACTCTCAGACTGATTGACTCTCTGCTTGCACTCACTTCGCCAACTTCACTCTCTCTTGCAGCAGCAACAGATCTGGTCTTCGATCCGCACATTTATACCTCTGCATTCCCGCCAAAACAGACATTCAAACCTTGACGCGCTAGGGTTCCTTCTATCGACCCAATCCGTatcgaatccaatcagatcttgctcggAGATTAACAACCTACAATAGATCAATCACTTCCACCGTATTTTTGCTTCCAACacatgtttgctaaatatagcaaaCACGGTCTGTTTGTCCACCATGCGTTTTGGTCAAACACCATAAATGACCTCGCAGTTGTCTTCACAAAATCAGACCTGTAACTGCACAACCTGCATCGATCAGTGCAACACTCAGATATTCAGTCTgcatcgagccacaaacctctgcaactCACCCGTGATTACCATAAATGCAGACTCAATCGGCAACTACCTCACCGACCCACACTTCACCGACCACAACACGTTTGACACCTGGAGTCTATGTGTCATAATTGTCGGCATCCAACTCTGCTCAGGCCATTGTGTCGGTTTAAGCTCAATCACCGACAATCATACTACCGGTGTTCATCTACCGGTTCAACTTCCTTGCCAGTTATACATtaaccggttaaccttcatgcCATGCAGTCTCTTGTTCTGTCGGTGGGAACACATCAGCCCGGTCACCGGCCTTGTCAATCCCAGTGTGTACCAAGAAGAGTCACCATACACACCTTCATCCAGTGAGAGCCTTTCACCTTTGCCTCTTTGATCACTTACTGGTTGACACTAGCATGTCAACAGTCTCCAATGCACACATTTTATCCCACTGGTGGCATGACAACACAGACATCAATCATCAACAGGGATCTCTGTTGATATCAACATTCCGGTAACTCCATGTCTGCAGCTGCTCAACCTAACCTTCATCTTCTTTTGACTGGTTCCTCTCAATAGGTTTGCCAAAAGTGGCAAACAGATCACAATTCACTCTTCCTCTTCTGTTCCGGTGGCTCAACATGCCTTCACTTGTTGAACCGATGCACATCTCTAGTTTCTTGCACCTAAGGCATCTTTGTGTTTCACTTGTTCCTCCGGTGTGAGCTCACAATCACCTGATTTTAAATTATTGACTAACTTATCCCGAAGAGTTATAATGCAGTCCATGCATGTTGGGAGATAAGCTAAGTATTACCGCTTACCGGTGGGAGTCGATGGACCAATGCACTAAACATGCCAATCACCCAgtgagagtggatccttgtcacctgcTGACCAATGACTGGTGGGAACTAGTTGTCATTACATTGTGCTTAGTCTGCTTCCTGCATTGCACTAATATGGCTTCCTGTAAGAGCAGACACAACTTCGACCTGATATATGATCCGGCTGGGCACACTCTCTATAAGTCTTCTCTTCATCCTATGGCaccatctttatctggtgggagtcctgctatttcATATCTTGCATACCGGTCCCATGCTTACCAGTTGGCAACAacacactgccaacatatcactCACTGGTTGGTATTGCCATAATGCCAACTATCTCCAATGTCTACTTACCGTTCAACATCCCATATTTACTAATGACAAGCTATACCGGTAACatgctatatcggttgacatcaatgacaaaacaatgccaACAATAATAAAGTTCAAGTATCAAGCACTCCCACCATGCAAGATCATGCAATTCCACTAGCCCCTTGACCCATTGAGGCTTCTATGAGATCAATTTTGAAAAGCTTCAAAAAGGGCACAAGAAAGTAGGCAAGCTAGACTTGGAGGATAGGAACAATTGCATAAAGATCATCTTTCATTAAGTCTGTTAGGTTACACCTCACATAACAGAAGGAAATAATGGATTTGGTTAATGAACTAAAACTAGTTGCTCATTTGGGTACAGATTATGGGTTTGAGTTCGCTGGTATGGCGATAGTTCCCCCCCCAAGTTTCGTATGGCTGGGTTCTAATGTTATATACAAACGCTCATAATAATAAGATCATAGTTTCAGAGCTCAGCATGTACCATGAAAGACTCGTCAAACTCAACCAGACTCACGCGTTGACTTTTACCATCTTGGAGAGTACTCGTCTTAGTCTTCCTCTAAGACTCACTAAATCTCAAGCTCAGACTCCTAAGTCCTGAGCTCGGACTCTTCTGCCGCATAGACATAGCGGCCGCAATTTTTTAAGTGAAATTTCaactttttttggtcatttttttaccTTATTCAGCTATTTCACCCAGAAAAGCATCGACACAGCAAGAAGAAAATTGAGAAGAGAATTTTAAGGATTCAAAGTTGATCAAATAATCAAACAAgtaactattattttcttttttttcttttttaagttGAAAATCAATAAAACTTGAAAAATTAGGGGAAATGCTGTCAAAAGAGAAAGATGTAGATTGTATTTGGTTGTTTTTTCCATTTTGACGTATCATATGTAAACGGTTATAATGTTGTTatacatttattatttataattttgttgtaTTGCAGTCTATTGTTTGACTTTGAAGCTATGAAATTTCAAATCTTGAGACTTCGAGGATCATATGAAATGTAATATTTGAATTATGACAAATCCATGGTCGAATTAGACTTCTCTAAACGCATTCTTATCTGTGTAATTATGAGGATCTTTCTTTTCACCAAGTGCGTGCTCAGTTTTTTGTCATCCATGCCAAGTCCGGAGCCTACGTCAAAATTTTGGGCTGCAAAGTCTGAGTCCTAAAACTATCAGTacgataaatatatttatttattttaaaaggaATGGGATGAAGGTGGCAAGCAGAGAAAATGCTAATCTGGACAAAGTGATAGGAGAGTGTACCAATGCAAGAGATGAGTACATGGAAACGCATGATACAAGTACACATAGAACTCAAGAAAAAGAGGCAGAGGGCATTCAGTATATGATTTATTAGAGGCAACATATTGGAGAATGGCCCTTGGTATCCAACATTTAATCCGATAACAGAAAACTTTCAGATCTCTCCAGTGTGATTTATAATGCCCAGTGTGCCTCTTCATTTTTTGCAGAACTCAACATTGAAAAGCATTGGCAACTCATTGGAGAAATATATTTCAATTTCCCGCAAAACTCAAAGGCATGTTTTAACTTGAACAGCTCATATTCTGATTCAGTTTTTCTGTTAGTCTCCCTACACAAATAGAATTTATAGGATTTTACTATTAGAAGTGCTTTAGTGTGGGCCAATTGGCAAAAGAAAGTAAAAAGGTGAAAAAAGGTGAAAAAAGGTGAAGGACTCCATAGAGAGAGAATTTGTTCCTCATTATCAATTGGTATGTAGTACCTTCACTGAGCATAATAGCACGAATTAGCAAAACAAGAGCATGAGGGGCAAGCAGGATAGATGTGTTGCACAGAAAAGTTGTGAATGCTAAGGAGGGCAGTGTGCAAGAAAAGGAGGATTAGTAGAGTCTGGGTAGAAGCTTAAGACTGGATGTT encodes:
- the LOC131070902 gene encoding protein TONNEAU 1a isoform X1, which encodes MDDYMREMMDLKTLVTRSLEKKGILAKLRAELRASVFEAIEDEDHALENEEGAVPALLGSCNDKAKQLHTSPSGKLLTALICEYLEWAQLGHTLKVYLPECNLPKGFWKSELREKFGSKVDADSNNDGDNGPLLLEVLETYLNREQQNDSGNFPMSNARRSATEGASTSSPDDSSSNIERHTRKHLTSLAGGLPPLSRLTPAAQFSSGSLRNSSLGNVSDRMSDVNSSAADLFDIGTNHKTSSNIPFAGTSRENGSFPATRKEDNGWRYGDDQHSDDIIRASNAMENIQLDRKARSLTSSWRNIDDGIREDDSQSERDTF
- the LOC131070902 gene encoding protein TONNEAU 1a isoform X2, coding for MDDYMREMMDLKTLVTRSLEKKGILAKLRAELRASVFEAIEDEDHALENEEGAVPALLGSCNDKAKQLHTSPSGKLLTALICEYLEWAQLGHTLKVYLPECNLPKGFWKSELREKFGSKVDADSNNDGDNGPLLLEVLETYLNREQQNDSGNFPMSNARRSATEGASTSSPDDSSSNIERHTRKHLTSLAGGLPPLSRLTPAAQFSSGSLRNSSLGNVSDRMSDVNSSDLFDIGTNHKTSSNIPFAGTSRENGSFPATRKEDNGWRYGDDQHSDDIIRASNAMENIQLDRKARSLTSSWRNIDDGIREDDSQSERDTF
- the LOC131070902 gene encoding protein TONNEAU 1a isoform X3 — its product is MDDYMREMMDLKTLVTRSLEKKGILAKLRAELRASVFEAIEDEDHALENEEGAVPALLGSCNDKAKQLHTSPSGKLLTALICEYLEWAQLGHTLKVYLPECNLPKGFWKSELREKFGSKVDADSNNDGDNGPLLLEVLETYLNREQQNDSGNFPMSNARRSATEGASTSSPDDSSSNIERHTRKHLTSLAGGLPPLSRLTPAAQFSSGSLRNSSLGNVSDRMSDVNSSGTNHKTSSNIPFAGTSRENGSFPATRKEDNGWRYGDDQHSDDIIRASNAMENIQLDRKARSLTSSWRNIDDGIREDDSQSERDTF